The DNA region GTGCCCGCCGACTCGTCCACCAACGGTGTCAGACCGTCCACTCCGGTCAGATCCTGATGGCTCGGCAGCCACGGTCCCGAAAGCCCGCGCACCTTCAGTTCCGCGCTGCCACTCACGCCGGGCGCGCCTTCGAGGCCCGCGCCGAGCCGCCGGAGCCGGGAGTCGGACAGCCAGTTCGCCCCGTCGAAACCGTTCAGCACGATCAGGCGCCACTGATCGACCGGGGTGTCACCGCGGTAGCGGAACACCTCCTCGCCCGGCCGGATGAGCCGCTGCGCGATCTCGTCCAGCGGGTTGCCGACCCGGCTCCTCGGCGGCGGCGCGGCCTGCGTGTCCTTGAGCGTCAACGGATCGCGGCCTGCCGGGTCGAGCCCGGCGAGCGCGACCGCTCCGGCGACGAGGGCGACCACAGTGGACAGTGCGGGCCAGATCGCCGAGCCGGTCACCCGCCAGGAGAACCGGGGGCCACCGGGCGCCCGGCTCACCGACCGGACGCGACGGCCCGACCACAACAGGAGCCCGGCGGGCAGCGCGTAGGCCAGCGCCGCCACCACCGCGAAGACACCCGTCACCGCCTGATACGCCTGGGCGAGACCGGCGACGGCCAGGCTGGGCACGAGCGCCACGAGCGGCTTTTTGAGACGCAGCAACAGTTCCAGGCCGAGCACGACGGCGAGCAGCACCGAAAGCGGCACGAACAGCAGCTGCTCGGGGATCGGCCGCGCGGGCCAGGTGGACTGCAGCGTGAGCCGCCAGCCTTCGGTGAGGCCGCGTGCCAGCCCCTGCAGCGAAGCGCCGGTCGGCAGGAAGGCGAGCGTGGTCGAGGCCAGCACCGTCTCGATCAGCCCGAGCAGGCCGAGCAGCGCGACGAGCAGCGGCCGGTAGGGGGTCAGCTTGGGGAACTTCGCGGTCAGTTCGGCGCAGCCGTACGCGACGAGGACGACCACGAGCACCGGGACGAGCAGCGCCGCCCAGCCGAACACGGGCGCGAACAGCAGCCCGGCGATCCCGGTCGCGCCGAGCAGCGCGGCGACCGCGATCCGGTCGAATCGGTCGCTCATGCCTTCCCCACCAAGGTATTCCACTGTGCCGCGGCACCGGCGGCGTCGACCGCGACGATCAGGCCGCGCGAGCCGGCCGACGGCCTGAGGTCACCGAGCCGGACCACGGTGTCGGGCCGCCAGCGGGCGGCGTGACCGAGATCGGCGTCGGGGCCGGTGATCAGCACGAGCACCCCGCCGGGGCGTTCGGCGGCGGCCAGTGCCGAGGGCAGCAGCGGCGCGTCGTCCGCCGCGTCCTGCGTGACGAGCGCGAGTTCGTCCAGCAGTGTCCGTGCCGCGCGCACCCCGCTGTCGGTCAGCGTGTCCGCACCCGCGGCGGTGATGAAGCGGCAGTGCTGCCCGGCCGACGCCGACGCGTAGAACAGGGAGGCCGCCACCTCGACGGCCTCCTCGAAAACCGCCGGGCTCATCGACGCGGGCCGCGTGTCGAGCACGGCGGTGAACCGGGGCTGGGCGGGGTCGGCGTACTCGCGCACCATGAGCCGTCCGGTCCTGGCGGTCGCCTTCCAGTGCAGATGCCGGACCTCGTCGCCGACCACGTACTCGCGCACCGCGCGCAGATCCGCCGAACCGCGCAGCGGCGGATCGGTGATCGGGCCTTCGTGGTGGTGCCGTGGATGACCGGCCTGCGCCGCGCGCACCGCGTGCCGCCGCGGGTGCACCCACAACCACGCGGAACTCCCGACGGTCTGGTCGCCGCGCGCGAGGTCGAACAGGTCGGGCCGGTGCACGACGAGCGGGCCGACCCGGAGTTTCCCGCGTCTCGTCGTCGGCAGCTCGTAGTGGTACGTCGCTTCCGCGCCGGGCGCGAGCGGGCGGACCCGCAGGCTGTGCGTTTCGCCGCCGATACCGTCCGCCGCGGCGAAACCGCCGTGCCGCCGCGAATCGGTGTTGCGCACGACGAGCGAGGCCAGCGCGGGTTTCCCGCGCTCGACCCGGTCCGGCTGGACGGTCCGGCCGATCTCCACCCTCGGCCGGAACCGGGTGGTGGCCAGCGCGATCAGCACCGCGCCCGCCGCGATCCCGGCGAAGGCACGGAAAAACGTGTACCCGGCCAGCTCGCCGAGGGCGTAGAACCCGGCGGCGAAGGCCAGCACGATGACGCCGCGGCGGGTGAGCCGCACGCCTACCTCCCCATCGCGGCCATGGGCGCGGCCGTGGCGCCCAGGAGTTCGTCGACGATGTCGGCGGTCCGCCGCTGGTTGAGTTCGGCGTCGGGGGTCAGCACGAGCCGGTGGTCGAGCACCGGATGCGCGACGTCCTTGACGTCGTCCGGGGTGACGAAGTCGCGGCCGAAGGTGGCGGCGAGCCCCTGTGCCGCCCGGATCAGCGCGATGCTGCCGCGCGGGCTCGCGCCGTAGCGGACGTCGGGATGCGAGCGGCTCGCCGCGGCCAGCCGGACCGCGTAGTTGACGATCTCCGGCGCCAGATGGGACTTCCGGACCTCGTCGATCACGGACTGGACGTCGGCGATGCTCAGTACCGGCTTCAGTTCGTCCGGCGTCACCCCGGCGCAATCCCCCATCACCACCCGCATCTCGGATTCCAGATCCGGGTAGCCGACCGAAATACGCATGAGGAACCGGTCGAGCTGCGCTTCGGGCAGCCGGTAGGTGCCCTCCAGCTCGATCGGGTTCTGCGTGGCCACCACGAGGAACGGCCTCGGCACCGCCTGTCCGACCGAATCGACGGTGACCCGGCGTTCGGCCATCACCTCCAGCAGCGCGGCCTGTGTCTTGGGCGTACCCCGGTTGATCTCGTCCGCCAGCACCACGTTGGCGAAGATGCCGCCGGGGTGGAACTGGAAGCGTTCGTTGTTCTGGTGGTAGACCATCACGCCGGTGATGTCGCCGGGCAGCAGGTCGGGGGTGAACTGGATCCGGCTCCACCGGCCGCCGATGCTGGCGGCGACGCAGCGCGCGATCGTCGTCTTGCCGACGCCGGGCACGTCCTCCATCAGCAGATGCCCTTCGGCGAACAACGCCGCCACGGTGAGCCGGACGACCTCCGGTTTCCCGCGCACCACCGATTGCACGTTCTCGGCGATCTGCTCGAAGGCGACCCTGGGTGTGAGCGTCACAGAAGTTCCTTTTCCTTTCGTCGGCGCAGGCCGACCATCGCGATCGGCCCGAGCCAGATCAGCGAGCCACCGGGGGCGCCGCCGCCCGCGCCGGGCGAACCGGTCCAGCTGTCCGTGCCGGTTCCCCCGGACGTCTTGATGGTGGCCGTCACCGTGATGGCACCGAAATAGACCACGTTGTTGATGTTCAAGCTGGTGGCGCCGGAGCAGGCCTTCGAGGCCGAACGGGCGCCGTTGAACTCCGCCTGGCAGGTCGCGGCCGCGCCCTTTCCGTTGGCGTTGACCGAAACGATCAGTCCCGTGGTGCCGACGCGGACACCGGAGATGGTGATCGACGGCGGATCCGACGGCACCGGCACGGTCACCTTCCGGCTGCCGGTGGCGCCGTTGATCGCCGCTCCCGAGCCGAACTTCGTGACCGCGCGGACCGTGACGGTCGCGGTGCCGGTGACCCCGGTGAACTCCGCGGACGTGGCCGAAACCGTGCGCTGGCCCTTGCCCGTCACGCTCACCAGGTAGTGCACCAGCGTGCCGCCGCGGAGGTCGGGCTGGGTCCAGCTCACCGAAACCTTGCCGGCAGCGGTGGCGTTCGCGGTGACGACCGGCGCCCCGGCAGGCCGGTTCGCGGGTCCCGGGATGACCGCCTTGGCGCTGGCGCCGACCCCGAGGCCCGCCGAGTTCTCCGCGACCACGGTGACCACGTACGGGGTTCCGTTGGTCAGCCCGGAGATCGTGGTTCCCCGTGACGATCCGCTCACCCGGGTGGAACCGCCGGTCCAGGTCACCCGGTAGGCCGTGATCCGCGCGCCGTTCTCCGCCGCCGGGCTCCACGAGACCTTGATCGAGCCGTCCCCCGAGCTCGCGCTCACCTTCCTCGGCGCGCCGGGCGGAGTCGCCTTCGCCACGGGAGGGGGCGGGGGCGCCTGCTGCGTGTTCGGCGGCGCCTGCTGTTGCTGTGGCGGGGGCTGGTCGCCGGACGGTTCCGGATCGGCCGAAGGCGCGCCTGCGGTCTGGGTGTTGGCCGCCTTGTCGACGTCGACGTCGACCACCGTGCCGTCGTCACCGTTGACGACCAGCACGTGCGAGCCGTCGGAACTGTCGACGTAGATCCGGTTGTCCTCGCCCTTGGCCAGCCTCGGCGGCGTGCCCTGCCCGGGCACCTTCGCGGTGGACTTGAGCTTGCCGTCGGCGTCGTAGGTCAGCACC from Amycolatopsis sp. EV170708-02-1 includes:
- a CDS encoding MoxR family ATPase — protein: MTLTPRVAFEQIAENVQSVVRGKPEVVRLTVAALFAEGHLLMEDVPGVGKTTIARCVAASIGGRWSRIQFTPDLLPGDITGVMVYHQNNERFQFHPGGIFANVVLADEINRGTPKTQAALLEVMAERRVTVDSVGQAVPRPFLVVATQNPIELEGTYRLPEAQLDRFLMRISVGYPDLESEMRVVMGDCAGVTPDELKPVLSIADVQSVIDEVRKSHLAPEIVNYAVRLAAASRSHPDVRYGASPRGSIALIRAAQGLAATFGRDFVTPDDVKDVAHPVLDHRLVLTPDAELNQRRTADIVDELLGATAAPMAAMGR
- a CDS encoding fibronectin type III domain-containing protein, with product MNTDERGTKRFSVVARTRMAVALVVAGCLALIGLAVTGQAATPERLEFVQVGHWVYNDAAQSAFHIDGSTNRVDARADVPGANGSQVAQGDGSGYVVERNRITEFDKATLSVAESTPPPAPETPFVMEIAGGPYLVYRNAGQIVRLGDPAATVPAGGPLSRPVATTEGTVWAHRVDNGAVCDLPKGAAVMTCPAQLPPGHGGGLTLVGDRPVVLDTTGDSLHRVGPEGLGDGLPLGIKLSPSAQVANSAVGDRLAIADPERNQLHLIDISGLDQDRPSAKPISVELTKGSRFNGPLSSSNVVALVDETRGEVLTYDADGKLKSTAKVPGQGTPPRLAKGEDNRIYVDSSDGSHVLVVNGDDGTVVDVDVDKAANTQTAGAPSADPEPSGDQPPPQQQQAPPNTQQAPPPPPVAKATPPGAPRKVSASSGDGSIKVSWSPAAENGARITAYRVTWTGGSTRVSGSSRGTTISGLTNGTPYVVTVVAENSAGLGVGASAKAVIPGPANRPAGAPVVTANATAAGKVSVSWTQPDLRGGTLVHYLVSVTGKGQRTVSATSAEFTGVTGTATVTVRAVTKFGSGAAINGATGSRKVTVPVPSDPPSITISGVRVGTTGLIVSVNANGKGAAATCQAEFNGARSASKACSGATSLNINNVVYFGAITVTATIKTSGGTGTDSWTGSPGAGGGAPGGSLIWLGPIAMVGLRRRKEKELL
- a CDS encoding DUF58 domain-containing protein, which translates into the protein MRLTRRGVIVLAFAAGFYALGELAGYTFFRAFAGIAAGAVLIALATTRFRPRVEIGRTVQPDRVERGKPALASLVVRNTDSRRHGGFAAADGIGGETHSLRVRPLAPGAEATYHYELPTTRRGKLRVGPLVVHRPDLFDLARGDQTVGSSAWLWVHPRRHAVRAAQAGHPRHHHEGPITDPPLRGSADLRAVREYVVGDEVRHLHWKATARTGRLMVREYADPAQPRFTAVLDTRPASMSPAVFEEAVEVAASLFYASASAGQHCRFITAAGADTLTDSGVRAARTLLDELALVTQDAADDAPLLPSALAAAERPGGVLVLITGPDADLGHAARWRPDTVVRLGDLRPSAGSRGLIVAVDAAGAAAQWNTLVGKA